In Streptomyces sp. NBC_00448, the following are encoded in one genomic region:
- a CDS encoding protein kilB: protein MWSSVIAVAGTLLGGALTGLLQSRGDRRARQSARADEKAQALRAALGELVAALGDHRRAMWHREVLRLDGTDPEAFEAARNASRATRSAVTAPLVSVSVIEPALAQTARQAAEAAFDLRDAPDRATLAARRENAITATDTLVAAAGRAMA, encoded by the coding sequence ATGTGGTCCAGCGTCATAGCCGTGGCCGGCACCCTGCTCGGCGGGGCGCTCACCGGGCTGCTGCAAAGCCGCGGCGACCGGCGGGCCCGGCAGTCCGCCCGCGCCGACGAGAAGGCGCAGGCGCTCCGTGCGGCACTCGGCGAGCTGGTCGCCGCGCTCGGCGACCACCGGCGCGCCATGTGGCACCGCGAGGTGCTGCGGCTGGACGGCACGGACCCCGAGGCGTTCGAGGCGGCCCGTAACGCCTCGCGCGCCACCCGCTCGGCGGTCACCGCCCCGCTGGTCTCGGTCTCCGTCATCGAGCCCGCCCTCGCGCAGACCGCACGGCAGGCCGCGGAGGCCGCGTTCGACCTGCGCGACGCCCCCGACCGCGCCACCCTGGCCGCGCGACGGGAGAACGCGATCACCGCGACCGACACCCTCGTGGCCGCGGCGGGCCGCGCCATGGCCTGA
- a CDS encoding S53 family peptidase: MGIGTGPDIRARQGSWRRGVLGPVVAVAALAVVAAGAPAAVADSGSGGASAAPKRVGTAPHLPRGAVKMAAPAGDTPIELGVELAPRDPAGLRTFITDVSTLGSPLYHHYLRTGQFKTAFGPTGATVDRVRAALKAQGLTAGKLSADGMTLPVRTTTAAAAKSLHTGFTGFRAPDGRRGILNTAAPALPAGAAPAVAGITGLDTLAHLSPHLSPKVLKAAASTTGARAVTPNVTGHTPSLCASVKSGLASGGNIDTQQYWSARSLATAYGMADQPDVGTGVSVGIFELENYGTKDIAAYQSCYGTKVSVSAVKVDGGPKLAADTLDASGSQVGVESALDIEDLIGLVPQASLVVYQGPDAADASDQDVLDVYQKMVTDNKVKVISTSWGACTADQSGAFLDAENSIFAEAAAQGQTVTAASGDDGSGDCWYDADGDGVNDDPNGGQVSVDDPAGQPYVLGVGGTSMTGSNATQSAWNSEGDATGGGVSSYFGLDSATGYQAGRQGPGYFDACAAAAGRTCRQVPDVAALADPDQGYLVEWGEASKNQEYAGWYLVGGTSGASPTWAAIAAQADLDLGCAADGPIGFANPALYQLPSSAFHDITSGDNVVPGQNVQPSGLFTAGSGYDMTTGLGTPQNARNAITALCKAVPASPGGAFTPVNPARVLDTRAKIGVTTTTPVKANGKVVLKVAGSAGGAVPSSGVTSVVLNVTATAETTGGHLIAYPDGGTQPTSSNLNWTPGRNIPNLVIVPVGANGKVDLLNASSGTVHFVADVFGYFSASASGATYYPVGPARVLDTRAKIGVTTTTPVKADGTVALTVAGAGGVPATGATAVVLNVTATAEQSSGHLIAYPGGTTRPDSSNLNWIAGKSVPNLVIVPVGADGTVDLYNASSGTTHFVADVFGYYQADAGGALFHPAGPVRLLDTRNGTGAPSAGQLSSTGSLSLSLADNGSLATAKAVVLNVTVVNGTKGGVLTVWPDGQAQPTSSNLNWSAGQTIANLVTVPVIDGKVDFHASAGSVDVVADLFGYYA, encoded by the coding sequence ATGGGGATTGGCACGGGCCCGGACATCCGGGCACGGCAGGGTAGTTGGCGCCGGGGGGTGCTCGGCCCGGTGGTGGCCGTCGCGGCTCTGGCGGTGGTGGCGGCGGGAGCGCCCGCGGCCGTCGCGGACAGCGGAAGCGGCGGGGCATCCGCTGCGCCGAAGCGGGTCGGCACGGCGCCGCACCTGCCGCGGGGGGCGGTGAAGATGGCGGCGCCCGCCGGGGACACCCCGATCGAGTTGGGCGTCGAGCTGGCGCCGCGGGACCCGGCCGGCCTGCGCACGTTCATCACGGACGTGTCCACGCTCGGCTCGCCGCTGTACCACCATTACCTGAGGACCGGCCAGTTCAAGACGGCGTTCGGGCCGACCGGCGCGACCGTGGACCGGGTGCGCGCGGCCCTGAAGGCCCAGGGTCTGACCGCCGGGAAGCTGTCCGCCGACGGCATGACGCTGCCGGTGCGCACCACCACGGCCGCGGCCGCCAAGTCGCTGCACACCGGCTTCACCGGCTTCCGCGCCCCCGACGGCCGCCGCGGCATCCTCAACACGGCCGCGCCCGCGCTGCCCGCCGGCGCGGCGCCCGCCGTGGCCGGCATCACCGGCCTGGACACGCTCGCGCACCTCAGCCCGCACCTGTCGCCGAAGGTGCTGAAGGCCGCCGCGTCCACCACTGGTGCCCGCGCGGTCACCCCGAACGTGACCGGCCACACCCCGAGCCTGTGCGCGTCGGTGAAGTCGGGCCTGGCCTCGGGCGGCAACATCGACACCCAGCAGTACTGGAGTGCCCGTTCGCTGGCGACCGCCTACGGCATGGCCGACCAGCCGGACGTCGGCACCGGCGTGTCCGTCGGGATCTTCGAGCTGGAGAACTACGGCACGAAGGACATCGCCGCCTACCAGTCCTGCTACGGCACGAAGGTCTCCGTCAGCGCCGTCAAGGTGGACGGCGGCCCGAAGCTCGCCGCCGACACGCTCGACGCCTCCGGCTCCCAGGTGGGCGTGGAGTCGGCGCTCGACATCGAGGACCTGATCGGCCTCGTCCCGCAAGCGTCCCTGGTCGTCTACCAGGGCCCCGACGCGGCGGACGCGAGCGACCAGGACGTCCTGGACGTCTACCAGAAGATGGTCACGGACAACAAGGTCAAGGTCATATCGACCAGTTGGGGAGCCTGCACGGCTGACCAGAGCGGCGCGTTCCTCGACGCCGAGAACAGCATCTTCGCCGAGGCCGCCGCCCAGGGCCAGACCGTGACCGCCGCCTCCGGTGACGACGGTTCCGGCGACTGCTGGTACGACGCGGACGGCGACGGCGTCAACGACGACCCGAACGGCGGGCAGGTCTCCGTCGACGACCCGGCCGGGCAGCCCTACGTCCTGGGCGTCGGCGGCACCTCCATGACGGGCTCGAACGCCACGCAGAGCGCCTGGAACAGCGAGGGCGACGCCACCGGCGGCGGTGTCTCCTCGTACTTCGGCCTCGACTCCGCCACCGGCTACCAGGCCGGCCGGCAGGGCCCCGGCTACTTCGACGCCTGCGCGGCCGCCGCAGGCCGGACCTGCCGGCAGGTCCCGGACGTCGCCGCGCTGGCCGACCCCGACCAGGGCTACCTGGTCGAGTGGGGGGAAGCCTCCAAGAACCAGGAGTACGCGGGCTGGTACCTCGTCGGCGGCACCAGCGGCGCCTCCCCGACCTGGGCGGCCATCGCCGCGCAGGCCGACCTCGACCTCGGCTGCGCCGCGGACGGGCCGATCGGCTTCGCCAACCCCGCGCTCTACCAGCTCCCGTCGAGCGCCTTCCACGACATCACCAGCGGTGACAACGTCGTACCCGGCCAGAACGTCCAGCCGTCCGGCCTCTTCACCGCCGGGTCCGGCTACGACATGACGACCGGCCTGGGCACCCCGCAGAACGCGCGCAACGCGATCACCGCGCTGTGCAAGGCCGTTCCGGCCTCCCCGGGCGGCGCCTTCACCCCGGTCAACCCGGCCCGGGTGCTCGACACCCGGGCGAAGATCGGCGTCACCACGACGACCCCGGTCAAGGCCAACGGCAAGGTCGTCCTCAAGGTCGCCGGCAGCGCCGGCGGCGCGGTCCCGTCCTCCGGCGTGACCTCCGTCGTGCTCAACGTCACCGCGACCGCGGAGACCACCGGCGGCCACCTGATCGCCTACCCCGACGGCGGCACCCAGCCCACCTCGTCCAACCTCAACTGGACGCCCGGCCGCAACATCCCCAACCTGGTGATCGTGCCCGTCGGCGCGAACGGCAAGGTCGACCTGCTCAACGCCTCGTCGGGCACGGTGCACTTCGTGGCCGACGTCTTCGGCTACTTCTCCGCCTCCGCCTCCGGCGCCACGTACTACCCCGTGGGCCCGGCCCGGGTGCTCGACACCCGGGCGAAGATCGGCGTCACCACGACCACCCCGGTCAAGGCCGACGGCACCGTGGCGCTCACCGTCGCCGGGGCCGGCGGGGTGCCCGCCACCGGGGCCACCGCCGTGGTGCTCAACGTGACCGCCACCGCCGAGCAGTCCTCCGGGCACCTCATCGCCTACCCGGGCGGCACCACCCGGCCCGACTCCTCGAACCTCAACTGGATCGCGGGCAAGTCGGTGCCGAACCTGGTGATCGTGCCGGTCGGCGCCGACGGCACGGTGGACCTGTACAACGCCAGTTCCGGCACGACCCACTTCGTGGCCGACGTCTTCGGCTACTACCAGGCCGACGCCGGCGGCGCGCTGTTCCACCCGGCCGGCCCGGTCCGGCTGCTCGACACCCGCAACGGCACCGGCGCGCCCAGCGCCGGGCAGCTCAGCTCCACCGGGTCGCTCTCGCTGAGCCTGGCCGACAACGGCTCCCTGGCCACCGCCAAGGCCGTCGTGCTCAACGTGACCGTCGTCAACGGCACCAAGGGCGGCGTGCTCACCGTATGGCCCGACGGGCAGGCCCAGCCGACCTCGTCCAACCTCAACTGGTCGGCGGGGCAGACGATCGCGAACCTCGTGACCGTCCCGGTGATCGACGGCAAGGTCGACTTCCACGCCAGCGCCGGCTCCGTCGACGTCGTCGCCGACCTGTTCGGCTACTACGCCTGA
- a CDS encoding HAD family hydrolase, producing the protein MPADQRIVLFDLYGVIALHQRPGALARMAASCDAPADAFAEAYWDLRPPYDAGRQTAPEYWAAVLRRLSRPGDPRALEELRLTDIDSWSRVDARMVAFTQSLRGRAGVAVLSNIPADHADAFLAAQPWLRNLDHLALSGKIHAAKPDPAAFHHCVSALHTPPAGFLFVDDREENVRAAQALGMTGHVFTGLDELVEVIDAWLPAGTEPSAAP; encoded by the coding sequence GTGCCCGCCGACCAGCGGATCGTGCTGTTCGACCTCTACGGGGTCATCGCCCTGCACCAGCGCCCCGGTGCCCTCGCGCGGATGGCCGCCTCCTGCGACGCGCCCGCCGACGCCTTCGCCGAGGCTTACTGGGACCTGCGCCCGCCGTACGACGCCGGACGGCAGACCGCGCCGGAGTACTGGGCCGCGGTGCTCCGGCGGCTGTCCCGTCCTGGTGATCCCCGTGCGCTGGAGGAGTTGCGGCTCACCGACATCGACAGCTGGTCGCGCGTCGACGCGCGCATGGTCGCCTTCACGCAGTCCCTGCGCGGCCGGGCCGGGGTCGCCGTGCTCTCCAACATTCCCGCGGACCACGCGGATGCCTTCCTCGCGGCCCAGCCCTGGCTGCGGAACCTGGACCATCTCGCCCTCTCCGGGAAGATCCACGCGGCCAAGCCGGACCCGGCCGCGTTCCACCACTGCGTCAGCGCCCTGCACACCCCGCCCGCCGGCTTCCTCTTCGTCGACGACCGCGAGGAGAACGTCCGCGCCGCGCAGGCCCTCGGCATGACCGGCCACGTGTTCACCGGGCTCGACGAGCTGGTCGAGGTCATCGACGCCTGGCTGCCGGCCGGCACGGAGCCGTCGGCCGCTCCTTAG
- a CDS encoding MFS transporter, translating to MSPVLAAADVAPAPSAVRSVWDSPLYRGATVALFLSGLGTSAAAPQITLFLVDDLHVSLTTAGLYYLTSITAPVAGYLVGARSDRTGRRLGLFRLCAVLGALGWCAMAFAHQVWMPFVISAVVLAFAGGAGSQLFAAVHDDLQATASPIGDGVVSVVRMALTAGWIVGPVAGSLLAMTSGPRVMLMATGVCTLAQILPMGFARARSAPHADRAAGVEADAEVSGSQAPAGPHIGIRTMLPLLAFAGLYVLVYAGEPIKYGYLTIYMHDDLRLPTTVSGAVIAIQPLIELALMPVAVVVARRTGMMRLMVLGAAFGVGANLCFALTAGAAGMFAGQILMGGVWGVFAGLGIIVAQRLLPQAVATASAVFMSSTAIASALGGLTGSLGVGLLGLPHVFLAPALYGTVATFGIAVMSRSRHAAG from the coding sequence TTGTCACCTGTACTGGCCGCGGCCGATGTCGCGCCCGCCCCTTCCGCGGTGCGCTCGGTGTGGGACTCGCCCCTGTACCGGGGGGCGACCGTCGCGCTGTTCCTGTCCGGGCTCGGAACCTCGGCCGCGGCCCCGCAGATCACCTTGTTCCTCGTCGACGACCTGCACGTCTCGCTGACCACGGCGGGGCTCTACTACCTGACGAGCATCACCGCCCCGGTCGCCGGCTACCTCGTCGGCGCCCGCTCGGACCGCACCGGAAGGCGGCTCGGGCTGTTCCGGCTGTGCGCCGTCCTCGGGGCTCTCGGCTGGTGCGCCATGGCCTTCGCGCACCAGGTGTGGATGCCGTTCGTGATCAGTGCCGTGGTCCTGGCGTTCGCCGGGGGCGCCGGGTCGCAGTTGTTCGCCGCGGTCCACGACGACCTGCAGGCCACGGCCAGCCCGATCGGGGACGGGGTGGTCTCGGTCGTGCGCATGGCGCTGACGGCCGGGTGGATCGTGGGCCCGGTCGCGGGCTCGCTGCTGGCCATGACGTCCGGCCCGCGCGTGATGCTGATGGCCACCGGGGTGTGCACCCTGGCGCAGATCCTCCCGATGGGCTTCGCGCGCGCCCGCTCGGCCCCACACGCCGATCGGGCCGCCGGCGTAGAGGCGGACGCAGAGGTGTCCGGGTCCCAGGCGCCGGCCGGACCGCACATCGGCATACGGACGATGCTGCCCCTGCTGGCCTTCGCCGGGTTGTACGTGCTCGTCTACGCGGGCGAGCCGATCAAGTACGGCTATCTGACGATCTACATGCACGACGACCTGCGCCTGCCGACGACGGTCAGTGGCGCGGTCATCGCCATCCAGCCCCTGATCGAGCTGGCCCTGATGCCGGTGGCGGTCGTCGTGGCCCGCCGGACCGGGATGATGCGCCTGATGGTCCTCGGCGCCGCCTTCGGCGTCGGCGCGAACCTGTGCTTCGCCCTCACCGCGGGCGCGGCCGGCATGTTCGCCGGCCAGATCCTCATGGGCGGGGTCTGGGGGGTGTTCGCGGGCCTCGGCATCATCGTCGCCCAGCGCCTGCTGCCCCAGGCGGTCGCGACCGCCTCGGCCGTCTTCATGAGCTCGACCGCGATCGCCAGCGCCCTCGGCGGGCTGACCGGCAGCCTCGGCGTGGGCCTGCTGGGACTTCCGCACGTGTTCCTCGCACCGGCCCTGTACGGCACGGTGGCGACCTTCGGCATCGCCGTCATGAGCCGGTCCCGGCACGCCGCGGGCTGA
- a CDS encoding ROK family transcriptional regulator, with the protein MIETPVNLREVGRLRVLEALHTSVRSSRPELVRVTGLSRATVSSLIADLIAVGLVTEDEGPEEPEPRRTGRPAQSLSLVPTAGYAIGADIGHQHVRVILCDLFGAVLWEHWVAKEVDRAPEETLDLVAVLVGRALQETGVGRERVLGIGAGIASPVEKGSGALGAEGIMPGWVGMRLTDELRRRTSLPVRVTNDANAGALAERMYGAGRHASDMVYVRLSAGIGAGIVSNGKLLLGARGLAGEIGHLPLTADGLICRCGNRGCLETVASPVAIARLLSDSWGQHVAAQDLPGLIEQRNAGALRSVRDAGDAVGRALSNLVTLLNPRLIVVGGDLAAAGEDLLEPLRAGVHRHALPSAVRSVDIVTGHLGDGAEVRGAAGLILADAPQLLSATAPAAQAEPV; encoded by the coding sequence ATGATCGAAACTCCAGTCAACCTGCGCGAGGTAGGAAGGCTACGGGTCCTGGAGGCCCTGCACACCTCCGTGCGCAGCAGTCGTCCGGAACTGGTGCGGGTCACCGGGTTGTCCAGGGCCACGGTTTCGTCGTTGATCGCGGATCTGATCGCGGTGGGTCTGGTGACGGAGGACGAGGGTCCGGAGGAGCCGGAGCCGCGGCGTACCGGGCGTCCTGCGCAGTCGTTGTCGTTGGTGCCGACCGCGGGGTATGCGATCGGTGCGGACATCGGGCATCAGCATGTCCGGGTGATCCTGTGCGACTTGTTCGGGGCGGTGTTGTGGGAGCACTGGGTGGCCAAGGAGGTGGACCGGGCTCCTGAGGAGACGCTGGACCTGGTGGCGGTGCTGGTCGGGCGGGCGTTGCAGGAGACCGGGGTGGGCCGGGAGCGGGTGCTGGGGATCGGTGCGGGGATCGCGTCGCCGGTGGAGAAGGGCAGTGGGGCGCTGGGGGCGGAGGGCATCATGCCCGGGTGGGTGGGGATGCGGTTGACGGACGAGTTGCGGCGGCGGACGTCGTTGCCGGTGCGGGTGACCAATGACGCCAACGCGGGCGCGCTGGCGGAGCGGATGTACGGCGCGGGGCGGCACGCGAGCGACATGGTCTACGTCCGGCTCTCCGCGGGGATCGGGGCGGGCATCGTCAGCAACGGGAAGCTGCTGCTCGGTGCGCGGGGCCTGGCCGGCGAGATCGGGCACCTGCCGCTCACCGCGGACGGCCTGATCTGCCGCTGCGGCAACCGCGGCTGCCTGGAGACCGTCGCCAGCCCCGTCGCCATCGCCCGCCTCCTCTCCGACAGCTGGGGCCAACACGTCGCCGCCCAGGACCTGCCCGGCCTCATCGAACAGCGCAACGCGGGCGCCCTGCGCTCCGTGCGCGACGCGGGCGACGCGGTCGGCCGCGCGCTGTCCAACCTGGTCACCCTCCTCAACCCCCGCCTCATCGTGGTCGGCGGGGATCTCGCGGCCGCCGGCGAAGACCTCCTCGAACCGCTGCGGGCAGGCGTCCACCGCCACGCGCTGCCCTCCGCCGTCAGGAGCGTCGACATCGTCACCGGGCACCTGGGCGACGGCGCGGAGGTCCGCGGCGCCGCGGGTCTGATCCTGGCCGACGCGCCCCAACTGCTGTCCGCCACCGCCCCCGCCGCGCAGGCCGAACCGGTGTAA
- a CDS encoding DUF5010 domain-containing protein → MAAAALWWSVPTNGWGAGATAATPAVSAAPAASVVDTGGSVLSHRDSADTGAVGVTFGFEDRTIAGGPYTNQSNQIYNLPMYDATTGSSGDFWLDYVEELVSAGVDFVAVDTRGYVPGSSVPNEGGDPRALTGLVSAINQAGAASKLKIAAFDDTPASMTDKKNQVKHNAGGYSPPFDMGDKTGAGEGGYQYLWDNDLKAFYQAVPDNLLYKVNGQPLVYLWSDNDFAFTDQGNGNSANLLTYVRSQAQSQFNENPYFVVDQSWITNDSAVSSVAGGQDGWFGVPSPTYTNMTLNGATFGATVPSFHFVSGSSNMVIDPDHGRTFVDDLARTVGNNDLVTLVEGFTDWSENAAIWRTEDAPYATTQRDYPNQDINILRRYSRAPFPATLTVQAESADSVSDTTPTNTLGTYRDDALDVEKTSDSGGGWDAGAIATGEWEQWNEVPMQGTEDLKVRVASPLTGAQLRFVVDGVAGPTINVPTTGGWQTWQTIDAGTFQFDAGTSHTVKLEYVNGGLNVNWWQAVHS, encoded by the coding sequence GTGGCGGCCGCGGCCCTGTGGTGGTCGGTTCCCACCAACGGCTGGGGCGCCGGCGCCACGGCCGCCACGCCGGCCGTGTCCGCCGCGCCCGCCGCGTCCGTCGTGGACACCGGCGGTTCGGTCCTGTCGCACCGCGACTCCGCCGACACCGGCGCCGTCGGCGTCACCTTCGGCTTCGAGGACCGGACGATCGCGGGCGGCCCCTACACCAACCAGAGCAACCAGATCTACAACCTCCCGATGTACGACGCCACGACGGGCTCGTCCGGCGACTTCTGGCTGGACTACGTCGAGGAACTGGTCTCCGCCGGCGTCGACTTCGTCGCGGTAGACACCCGCGGGTACGTGCCCGGCAGTTCCGTGCCCAACGAGGGCGGGGACCCGCGCGCGCTGACCGGGCTGGTGAGCGCGATCAACCAGGCGGGTGCCGCGAGCAAGCTCAAGATCGCCGCGTTCGACGACACCCCGGCGTCGATGACGGACAAGAAGAACCAGGTCAAGCACAACGCCGGCGGCTACTCGCCGCCGTTCGACATGGGCGACAAGACCGGTGCGGGGGAGGGCGGTTACCAGTACCTGTGGGACAACGACCTCAAGGCGTTCTACCAGGCCGTCCCCGACAACCTGCTCTACAAGGTGAACGGCCAGCCGCTGGTCTACCTGTGGTCGGACAACGACTTCGCCTTCACCGACCAGGGCAACGGCAACTCCGCCAACCTGCTCACGTACGTGCGCTCGCAGGCCCAGTCGCAGTTCAACGAGAACCCCTACTTCGTCGTCGACCAGTCCTGGATCACCAACGACTCGGCCGTCTCCTCGGTCGCAGGCGGGCAGGACGGCTGGTTCGGTGTCCCGAGCCCGACCTACACCAACATGACGCTGAACGGAGCGACCTTCGGCGCCACCGTGCCGAGCTTCCACTTCGTCAGCGGGTCGAGCAACATGGTCATCGACCCCGACCACGGGCGGACGTTCGTCGACGACCTGGCCAGGACCGTCGGCAACAACGACCTCGTCACCCTGGTCGAGGGCTTCACCGACTGGTCCGAGAACGCCGCGATATGGCGCACCGAAGACGCTCCCTACGCCACCACCCAGCGCGACTACCCCAACCAGGACATCAACATCCTGCGGCGCTACTCCAGGGCGCCGTTCCCGGCCACGCTGACCGTGCAGGCCGAGAGCGCCGACAGCGTCAGCGACACCACGCCCACCAACACCCTCGGCACGTACCGGGACGACGCCCTCGACGTCGAGAAGACCAGCGACTCGGGCGGCGGTTGGGACGCGGGCGCCATCGCCACCGGTGAATGGGAGCAGTGGAACGAGGTCCCGATGCAGGGCACCGAGGACCTGAAGGTGCGGGTCGCCAGCCCGTTGACCGGAGCGCAACTGCGCTTCGTGGTCGACGGCGTGGCCGGACCGACGATCAACGTGCCCACCACCGGCGGCTGGCAGACCTGGCAGACCATCGACGCCGGCACGTTCCAGTTCGACGCGGGCACCTCCCACACGGTCAAGCTCGAATACGTCAACGGCGGCCTCAACGTGAACTGGTGGCAAGCAGTCCACTCGTAG
- a CDS encoding outer membrane protein assembly factor BamB family protein has product MDRRALGTVVAAVVAALAVGGWLVLRAGNPYHEHVGGAQGAFPTALGSGAPAAPDRVLRRTSQSYGVDGGLSVDETDDGIAAHDLRTGKEYWHYGRSGTELGTVGFTGSGDTVATWWKDGTVVGTDVRTGKPRWHAKAVYGEPAGSSGTFAALDVVSGLVVVESRDAITAFAEDSGKRVWRGAVPKGCRLSSGGVFAMRGAVVARAECAGTGKADDELPLIAFDTRGGTVRWKVDSGLNRLRPVDDHTLVTSLWTGDGIGAVVDVSGRTPRVTTWPVPALHPTEAAGDGIMLCADNTAGSSDGTLVAYDVADRTKHWTRRPAKDTRLGPPLIEDGRVYVVQQPLLPRSGTPEAAASDLLVLDARTGRQLHSTRLPPVRPASGETGDTFAALTPWQAVDGVVAVQWTGMFAGTNDDLLVLAQ; this is encoded by the coding sequence ATGGACAGGAGAGCTCTGGGCACGGTCGTGGCCGCGGTGGTGGCCGCGCTGGCCGTGGGCGGCTGGCTGGTGCTGCGTGCGGGGAACCCGTATCACGAGCATGTCGGCGGCGCGCAGGGGGCGTTCCCGACGGCGCTGGGCAGTGGGGCGCCGGCCGCGCCGGACCGGGTGCTGCGGCGGACCTCGCAGTCGTACGGCGTCGACGGCGGGCTGTCCGTCGACGAGACGGACGACGGCATCGCCGCGCACGACCTGCGCACCGGCAAGGAGTACTGGCACTACGGCCGTTCCGGCACCGAGTTGGGCACGGTCGGCTTCACCGGCAGCGGTGACACCGTCGCCACCTGGTGGAAGGACGGGACGGTCGTCGGGACCGACGTCAGGACCGGGAAGCCGCGCTGGCACGCGAAGGCGGTCTACGGCGAGCCCGCCGGGTCCTCCGGCACGTTCGCCGCGCTCGATGTGGTGAGCGGGCTGGTGGTCGTGGAGAGCAGGGACGCGATCACGGCGTTCGCCGAGGACAGCGGGAAGAGGGTGTGGCGCGGCGCCGTCCCGAAGGGCTGCCGGCTCAGCTCGGGCGGGGTGTTCGCGATGCGCGGCGCGGTGGTGGCTCGGGCGGAGTGCGCCGGGACGGGCAAGGCCGACGACGAGCTGCCGCTGATCGCGTTCGACACCCGCGGCGGCACGGTCCGCTGGAAGGTGGACAGCGGGCTGAACCGGCTGCGACCGGTCGACGACCACACCCTGGTGACGTCGCTGTGGACCGGGGACGGGATCGGCGCGGTGGTGGACGTCTCGGGCCGCACGCCGCGGGTCACCACCTGGCCGGTCCCCGCGCTCCACCCCACGGAGGCGGCCGGCGACGGGATCATGCTGTGCGCCGACAACACCGCCGGGTCCTCCGACGGCACGCTGGTGGCCTACGACGTCGCCGACCGTACGAAGCACTGGACGCGCCGCCCGGCGAAGGACACCCGGCTCGGGCCGCCGCTGATCGAGGACGGCCGCGTGTACGTCGTCCAGCAGCCCCTGCTGCCGAGGAGCGGGACACCCGAGGCCGCGGCCTCGGACCTGCTGGTCCTCGACGCCCGGACCGGGCGGCAGCTCCACTCCACGCGGCTGCCTCCGGTCCGGCCCGCGTCGGGCGAGACCGGTGACACCTTCGCCGCGCTGACGCCCTGGCAGGCCGTCGACGGCGTGGTGGCCGTCCAGTGGACCGGGATGTTCGCCGGCACCAACGACGATCTGCTCGTTCTGGCGCAGTGA
- a CDS encoding AraC family transcriptional regulator, giving the protein MPKTRHAPMPLDQVLREHVLLLGHDERTPEHTHTRGHLVYPATGVLSLVTSVGSWIAPSNRVVWIPAGFAHQHRAHGQTDMRIVFLAPSLAALLPAHPAVLVMTPLAREAALALTGSEQRSAGARSRLRRVVIDDVATAPEQPLHLPEPHDDRLRAVVALVEEGMSSPLTLGELGHRVGASERTLSRLFQQETGMSFPQWRTQLRVHHALLLLAADVSVIHTATACGWANPSAFITAFTALVGQTPGQYQRVLRDDAKTVRQGGDRRSGHVR; this is encoded by the coding sequence ATGCCCAAAACCCGCCACGCGCCGATGCCGCTCGACCAGGTCCTGCGCGAACACGTCCTCCTGCTCGGGCACGACGAGCGCACCCCCGAGCACACCCACACCCGCGGGCACCTGGTGTACCCCGCGACGGGCGTGCTCTCGCTCGTCACCTCGGTGGGTTCGTGGATCGCCCCGTCGAACCGGGTGGTGTGGATTCCCGCGGGCTTCGCGCACCAGCACCGCGCGCACGGCCAGACCGACATGCGGATCGTCTTCCTGGCGCCGAGCCTGGCCGCCCTGCTGCCGGCGCATCCCGCGGTGCTGGTCATGACGCCGCTGGCGCGTGAGGCCGCCCTGGCGCTGACCGGCTCCGAGCAGCGTTCCGCGGGGGCGCGCTCGCGGCTGCGCCGGGTCGTCATCGACGACGTCGCCACCGCGCCCGAACAACCGCTGCACCTTCCGGAGCCGCACGACGACCGGCTCCGCGCCGTCGTCGCCCTCGTGGAGGAGGGCATGTCGAGCCCTCTGACGCTCGGCGAGCTCGGGCACCGGGTCGGCGCCAGCGAACGCACGCTCAGCCGGCTCTTCCAGCAGGAGACCGGAATGAGCTTCCCCCAGTGGCGCACCCAGCTTCGCGTGCACCACGCGCTTCTGCTGCTCGCCGCCGACGTCTCGGTCATCCACACCGCCACCGCCTGCGGATGGGCGAACCCGAGCGCCTTCATCACCGCGTTCACCGCGCTCGTCGGGCAGACACCCGGCCAGTACCAGCGGGTGCTCCGGGACGACGCGAAGACGGTCCGGCAGGGCGGCGACCGCCGCTCCGGGCACGTGCGTTAG